A window of Pelomonas sp. SE-A7 genomic DNA:
CTCCAGCTTGCTAAGGTCGACGATGGACAGCACCTGCTGCTCGTTCGACACCTTCTCGCCCGGCAGCGCATGGCGCTTGGACACCACGCCGCTGATAGGCGCCACCAGGGCGGCCTGCTTCAGCATGACCTGGGCTGTGTCCATCTGGGCCCGGCTCACACCCAGCTGGGCGCGGGCGGCTTCGAGCGAGGCCTTCGACGAATCCAGCGCAGTCTTGGAAATGAAGTTCTGTGCCGCCAGCCCCTCGTTGGCCTTGTGCTGGCGCTCGGCCTGATCTGCTTGAGCGCGTGCCGATTCGACGCTGGCATTGCGTTCGGCCACGCGGTAGCGCAGCTCCTCCAGGTCCAGCTGACCCAGGGCCTGGCCGGCATGGACCCGGCTGCCTTCGGCCACGTTCAGGCCGACCAGCACGCCCGAAGCCTTGCTGCGGACGATGACGGTGCCAGGCGCCACCAATGGACCCGAGAACTCGATGCGGCCCGGCATGCGGGCCAGCGCCGGCTTGACCACCTCGGAAGGGGTGAATTCGAGCGTCGGCGACGGCTTCTCGCCGTCCTTGCCCTTGGCTTGCTGCTGTGACGCATCCGCGCCCTTGCTGGCCCAGACCGCCACACCGGCTCCACTGGCCAGAACTGCGGCCGCGATGCCGCCAAAAAGCCATTGCTTGCGCATGGAAGTCCCCAAGGTCAATTTAGAAAGTGGCGGCAGTCTAAGAATTGGGTTGGACCGGCCGAATCGATCTGCGACGAAATGCAGATTGCCGGGCATGGAGCGCGCCGACCCCTGACCAACGCCGCGGGGCTGGCGACGAACTGCGGAACTCAGTTGTCGAGCTGCGCGCTGCGCCGGGCGCAAAGCGCGCCGGCCAGGGCGGCGCCGCTGGCCACCCAGAAGATGCTGGCCAGGCCCAGATGACTGACCAGCCAGCCGCCGCCTATGGCCCCGAGCACACCCGAGAAGCCATAGCCCAGCACCGAATACAGGGCCTGGCCACGGCCGCGCAAACGGCCCGGGAAATAGCGGGTCACCAGGGCGATGCAGACCGTGTGCTGGGCCGCGAAGGTCACGGCATGCAAGGTCTGCAGCAGCACCAGCAGCCACAGGTGGGCACCGAAGGCCGCCGTCAGCGCGAAGCGCACAGCCGCCACCAGGGAGCAGACGGTCAGCCAACGGTGCAGGCTGCTGCGCTCCAGCAGCCGCCCCTGCAGGCCGAACCAGGCGACCTCGGCAATGATGGACGCGCCCCACAACAGGCCCACCACCGACTTGCCATAACCCTGCTCGTCCACGTAGAGGCTGAAGAAGGAGTACAGCGAGGTGTGGGCCAGCACCGTCATGAAGACGCTGGCGAAGAACCAGCGCACCGCCGGCTTGCGCATCACCTCGCCCAGCGGCGGCGTGGCTTCGTGACCGTGGGTGGCGCCGCGGTGCACCGGCATCCAGAACGCGGCACCGACGATCAGCAGCAGGCCGACGATCAGCCCCGGCACGAAATAGCCCATGCCCAGCCGCTCCAGTCCCCAGCCGCAGCCGACCACGCTGACCAGGTAGCCGACCGAGCCCCAAAGCCGCACCCGGCCGTAGCGCCGGGCATCGACGCCGCCCTCGGGCGTCATCAGCCGCGCCGCCAGCACCGTCTCGTTCAAGGGTGTGATCGCGGCGTTGAAGCAGAACATCGAGAAGGTCGCCACCGCCAGCAGGCCCACCGTGGGTGGCAGCAGGAACAGCAGGCCGGCCAGCAGCGTCAGCACCGCAGCCAGACGCAGGAGCTGCACACGGCGACCCTTGGCATCGGCCAGCGAACCCCAGACGAAGGGTGCGAACAAGCGGGTCCAGCTGGACAGCGACAGCAGCCAGCCGATCTCGATCAGCGGAATGCCCAGCGACTTGTACCAAAGCGGCGCGTAGGTGCTGAACAGGCCAATGGCTGCGAAGTAGGCACAGGACAGGACCGCGCTGGCCGCAAGAATGCGGCGCGGACCTGGGGCGGGCTCGGACATCAAGCGGCGGTCAGCGCTGGGCGGCTATCGGAGGCAGTTCGTGACGCACGTCGCCGCATTGGGCGCGGTGCTGCAGCGCATGGTCCATCAGCACCAGGGCCAGCATGGCCTCGGCGATCGGCGTGGCGCGGATGCCGACGCAGGGGTCGTGGCGGCCGAAGGTCTCGACCGTGGCCGGCTGGCCAGCCCGGTCTATCGAGGCCTTGGGGCTGCGGATCGAGCTGGTGGGCTTGATCGCAATCGAGACGCGCAGATCCTGGCCGGTAGAGATGCCGCCCAGCACGCCGCCGGAATGATTGGAGGCAAAGCCGGCGGGCGTCAGCTCGTCGCCATGGTGGCTGCCGCGCTGGGCCACGACGCCGAATCCGTCACCAATCTCCACGCCCTTGACTGCGTTGATGCCCATCATGGCGTACGCGATGTCGGAATCCAGCTTGTCGAACAGCGGCGAGCCCAGGCCCACCGGCACGCCGCTGGCCTCGACCGCGATGCGCGCGCCGACCGAATCGCCGGCCTTGCGCAACTGGTCCATGTAGTCCTCCAGCTCGGCAATCTTGCTGGCGTTGGCGGCGAAGAAGGGGTTGTTGCCCACATGCTCCCAGCCCTCGAACGGGATCTCCAGCTCGCCCAGCTGGGTCATGTGGCCGCGGAACGTGGTGCCGTACTGCTCCTGCAGCCATTTGCGGGCCACCGCGCCGGCGCCGACCATGGGCGCGGTCAGGCGGGCCGAGCTGCGGCCACCGCCGCGCGGGTCGCGCAGGCCGTACTTGCGCCAGTAGGTGTAGTCGGCATGGCCGGGGCGGAAGGTGTCGAGGATGTTGCCGTAATCCTTGCTGCGCTGGTCGGTGTTCTTGATCAGCAGGCAGATCGGCGTGCCGGTGGTGCGGCCCTCATAGACGCCGGACAGGATCTCGACCGCGTCCGGCTCGTTGCGCTGGGTCACATGGCGCGAGGTGCCGGGGCGGCGGCGGTCCAGTTCGGGCTGGATGTCGGCCTCGCTGAGCAGCATCCCCGGCGGGCAGCCGTCGATCACGCAGCCTATGGCCGGTCCGTGGCTTTCGCCGAAGTTGGTGACACGGAACAACTCGCCAAAGGTGCTGCCAGACATGCGCGATCCAGGACGGGGATTGAGACCAGGGAGGAGGGGCGATCTTAGCCGCAGCCGTTGCCGACCCCTGGGACAAACCCGGAACTTCCTGGGTACGAATCGCCTGCCAGGCCTTGGCAATCTGAAATATCAGATAGACAATCGTGCCACTTCAGATTTGCAGCAGCCTCACCATGAGCGACTTCCTAGGCCCCGACTTCCTGCTCGACACCGCCACGGCCCGCCAGCTGTTCCACGAGGTGGCGGCCGGCCTGCCCATCATCGACTACCACTCGCACCTGCAGCAGGGCGAGATCGCGGCCCGCAAGCGCTTCTCCAGCATTGCCGAACTCTGGCTGGCCGGCGACCACTACAAGTGGCGCCTGATGCGCAGCGCCGGCATAGACGAGGCCCTGGTCACCGGCGCGGCGCCGGACGAGGACAAGTTCAAGGCCTTCTGCTCGGTGCTGCCGCTGGCCGCCGGCAACCCCATCCACCACTGGAGCCACCTGGAGCTGCGGCGGCTGTTCGGCATCGACCTGACGATCAACGCCGCCAATGCGCCGGCCATCTGGAAGGCCGCCAACGCGCGGCTGGCCGAGATGGATTGCTGGAGCCTGCTGGACCAGGCCAGGGTCGAGGTGGCCTGCACCACGGACGACCCGGCCGACGACCTGGCCCAGCATGCCGAGCTGGCCAACTCGGCGCTCAAGACCCGGGTGCTGCCGGCCTACCGCCCGGACCAGGCCATGCGCTGCAACAAGCCCGAGTTCATCGCCTACCTGCAGAAGCTGGGCGGCACGGCCGGTGTCCGCATCACGACCTTCGAGACCCTGGTCGAGGCGCTGGCGGCCCGGGTGCGCTTCTTCCACAGCCAGGGCGGCCGCATCTCCGACCATGCCATCGACGCGGCCCTCCCCGCCGGCCCGGTCGGACCGGCCCAATGCGAGGCCTTGTTCGCCAAGCGTTTCGCCGGCGGCCAGCTGACCGAGGCCGAGCTCGGGGCCTACCAGCGCGGCCTGCTGCATGCGCTGGGCCGTGTCTACGCCGAGCATGACTGGGCCATGTGCCTGCACATAGGTGCCCAGCGCAACAACAACCGCCGCCGCCTGGACCAGTTCGGCCCCGACACCGGCTACGACTCGATCGCCGACTTCAGCAGCAGCGCCGGCCTGGCCGCCCTGCTCGACGACCTCGACGCTGAGGACCGCCTGCCCAAGACCCTGCTGTTCAACCTGAACCCGGCCATGAGCGAGGTGCTGTCCACGCTGATAGGCGCCTTCCAGG
This region includes:
- a CDS encoding efflux RND transporter periplasmic adaptor subunit; this encodes MRKQWLFGGIAAAVLASGAGVAVWASKGADASQQQAKGKDGEKPSPTLEFTPSEVVKPALARMPGRIEFSGPLVAPGTVIVRSKASGVLVGLNVAEGSRVHAGQALGQLDLEELRYRVAERNASVESARAQADQAERQHKANEGLAAQNFISKTALDSSKASLEAARAQLGVSRAQMDTAQVMLKQAALVAPISGVVSKRHALPGEKVSNEQQVLSIVDLSKLELAGLVGTHEVSRLKPGMTAMLRIEGVDKPVEARIARIAPAAEPGTRSIGVTLELSNPKEAFRAGQYAVAQVELQDDTERLTLPDTAIGSSSGQDHVWMIENGSLVRRIVTTGRRDRNLAKVELLGGVKPDAQVLAARFDNLKEGAKAVVVENRAKVASAAASTAARN
- a CDS encoding MFS transporter, with translation MSEPAPGPRRILAASAVLSCAYFAAIGLFSTYAPLWYKSLGIPLIEIGWLLSLSSWTRLFAPFVWGSLADAKGRRVQLLRLAAVLTLLAGLLFLLPPTVGLLAVATFSMFCFNAAITPLNETVLAARLMTPEGGVDARRYGRVRLWGSVGYLVSVVGCGWGLERLGMGYFVPGLIVGLLLIVGAAFWMPVHRGATHGHEATPPLGEVMRKPAVRWFFASVFMTVLAHTSLYSFFSLYVDEQGYGKSVVGLLWGASIIAEVAWFGLQGRLLERSSLHRWLTVCSLVAAVRFALTAAFGAHLWLLVLLQTLHAVTFAAQHTVCIALVTRYFPGRLRGRGQALYSVLGYGFSGVLGAIGGGWLVSHLGLASIFWVASGAALAGALCARRSAQLDN
- the aroC gene encoding chorismate synthase; translation: MSGSTFGELFRVTNFGESHGPAIGCVIDGCPPGMLLSEADIQPELDRRRPGTSRHVTQRNEPDAVEILSGVYEGRTTGTPICLLIKNTDQRSKDYGNILDTFRPGHADYTYWRKYGLRDPRGGGRSSARLTAPMVGAGAVARKWLQEQYGTTFRGHMTQLGELEIPFEGWEHVGNNPFFAANASKIAELEDYMDQLRKAGDSVGARIAVEASGVPVGLGSPLFDKLDSDIAYAMMGINAVKGVEIGDGFGVVAQRGSHHGDELTPAGFASNHSGGVLGGISTGQDLRVSIAIKPTSSIRSPKASIDRAGQPATVETFGRHDPCVGIRATPIAEAMLALVLMDHALQHRAQCGDVRHELPPIAAQR
- the uxaC gene encoding glucuronate isomerase, whose product is MSDFLGPDFLLDTATARQLFHEVAAGLPIIDYHSHLQQGEIAARKRFSSIAELWLAGDHYKWRLMRSAGIDEALVTGAAPDEDKFKAFCSVLPLAAGNPIHHWSHLELRRLFGIDLTINAANAPAIWKAANARLAEMDCWSLLDQARVEVACTTDDPADDLAQHAELANSALKTRVLPAYRPDQAMRCNKPEFIAYLQKLGGTAGVRITTFETLVEALAARVRFFHSQGGRISDHAIDAALPAGPVGPAQCEALFAKRFAGGQLTEAELGAYQRGLLHALGRVYAEHDWAMCLHIGAQRNNNRRRLDQFGPDTGYDSIADFSSSAGLAALLDDLDAEDRLPKTLLFNLNPAMSEVLSTLIGAFQDGATAGKLQYGPAWWFNDHKDGNLRQLQTLAAHGVLGTSVGMVTDSRSFASYPRHEYFRRLLCRQLGQWVEAGEYPDDGAGLAQIVRGVCYDNAKQYFGL